A stretch of Lysinibacillus agricola DNA encodes these proteins:
- a CDS encoding sigma-54 interaction domain-containing protein: protein MPITQLHKDEHFFIVKNGEVILKSDVQIEILEKIIKKYSKGTETFEAEGYFIHVLETSQGSLFHVKPFMQFSHIDFMNPLSNKVLNSISDGVTICDRDGKILFQNDIDIEIVGINLMGRYAKDVIAEGLMSDSISMKVIESKEKVTILQTFINGKCFLVSGKPIFDEYGELQYVVAITRDMTQLKLLEKEVKKLEVQNENFKNKLQALHTKKSTKSSLIAVSSAMMQVVKRVMRVAEVDSTVLIGGESGVGKEEITKLIHANSRRNHKQILTINCSAIPENLLESELFGYEAGAFTGAARGGKAGLFEIASGGTVFLDEIGEMPLLLQAKLLRVLQESEVQRIGSGKPIPIDVRIIAATNRNLAEMVRQGDFREDLYYRLNIIPIEIPPLRQRRQDIIPLVNHFLAIVGEKYGIHRTIESSAMKILETYDWPGNVRQLKNIVERICLLATQPEITAYIVQQELDSNPTIVRDVENPVQIQNIQETVVTPKFSGTLKDQVAAFEKQIIKEALSKYPSIRQAAKSLGCDQSTLVRKIQKFQLTKQISYED, encoded by the coding sequence ATGCCGATAACTCAGCTTCATAAAGATGAACATTTTTTTATTGTAAAAAATGGTGAAGTAATACTTAAAAGTGATGTCCAAATAGAGATTCTTGAAAAAATAATAAAAAAATATAGTAAAGGAACGGAAACGTTTGAGGCAGAAGGTTATTTTATTCATGTACTAGAGACTTCACAAGGAAGCTTATTTCATGTCAAACCATTCATGCAGTTTAGCCATATTGATTTTATGAATCCACTATCAAATAAAGTATTAAACTCCATATCAGATGGCGTTACAATATGCGATCGCGATGGAAAAATACTATTTCAAAATGATATTGATATTGAAATTGTTGGTATCAATTTAATGGGAAGATATGCAAAAGACGTAATTGCTGAAGGATTAATGAGTGATTCAATATCGATGAAAGTAATTGAATCAAAAGAAAAAGTAACTATTTTACAAACGTTCATTAATGGAAAATGCTTTTTAGTTTCTGGCAAGCCAATATTTGATGAATATGGTGAATTACAATACGTAGTAGCAATTACACGTGATATGACACAATTAAAATTGTTAGAGAAAGAAGTAAAAAAATTAGAAGTCCAAAACGAGAATTTTAAAAATAAGCTACAAGCCTTACATACTAAAAAATCAACAAAAAGTAGTTTAATAGCCGTGTCTTCTGCAATGATGCAGGTTGTAAAGCGTGTTATGAGAGTTGCAGAGGTAGATTCTACTGTATTAATTGGTGGTGAATCGGGCGTAGGTAAAGAAGAAATTACAAAGCTTATTCATGCAAATAGCCGACGTAATCATAAGCAAATATTAACGATTAACTGTAGTGCTATTCCAGAAAATTTATTAGAATCCGAACTTTTCGGCTATGAGGCGGGAGCGTTTACAGGAGCGGCAAGAGGTGGAAAAGCAGGGTTATTTGAGATTGCATCAGGTGGTACAGTGTTTTTAGATGAAATTGGAGAGATGCCCTTGTTACTACAGGCGAAATTATTACGTGTGCTCCAAGAATCAGAGGTTCAGCGTATTGGTAGTGGAAAGCCTATTCCTATTGATGTACGCATAATCGCTGCAACGAATCGCAATTTAGCGGAGATGGTGAGGCAAGGTGATTTCCGTGAGGACCTATATTATCGTTTAAACATTATCCCGATTGAAATTCCACCTTTAAGGCAACGCCGTCAAGATATTATCCCACTAGTCAACCATTTTTTAGCTATAGTTGGAGAAAAATATGGCATCCATCGGACGATTGAGTCATCTGCTATGAAAATATTAGAAACTTACGATTGGCCAGGAAATGTACGTCAGCTTAAAAATATAGTGGAGCGTATTTGCTTACTAGCAACGCAGCCAGAAATAACAGCGTATATTGTGCAACAAGAGTTGGATAGTAACCCGACTATTGTACGTGATGTAGAAAATCCTGTACAAATACAAAATATCCAGGAAACGGTTGTAACTCCAAAGTTTAGTGGCACATTAAAGGATCAGGTGGCCGCGTTTGAAAAGCAAATTATTAAGGAAGCTTTATCTAAATATCCAAGTATAAGACAAGCTGCTAAATCACTTGGCTGTGATCAGTCAACATTGGTACGTAAAATACAAAAGTTCCAATTAACGAAACAAATTTCATATGAGGATTAA
- a CDS encoding aspartate aminotransferase family protein, with product MTIQLKEELKTLDQKHFLHPTTSIEQQQTQGPAAIFTEGNGIYLKDIEGNIYIDGMSSLWNVNVGHGRKEIAEVAKEQISTLAFSSCFASFSNEPAIRLATKIASLTPGDLNTVFFTSGGSESNDTAIKLARHYWLLKGQPERQKIISRTHSYHGVAMGATNATGLQAFRDFTNSHAPDFHYVYSESVRNLRETIEALGPETVAAFISEPVQGAGGVNIPQKDYFKEVRKICDEYGILFIADEVITGFGRTGKFFGMEHYGVVPDMMSFAKGVSSGYVQLGGVAISEKLHQDLCELSKGTLMHGYTYSGHALACQVGLKNIEILERENLVENAANMGDAMLEGFQALQEKYSFIGRVRTLGLLGAIELVKSRETGELFESPLSPIFVQETMKRGLILRTVTYDQDTVVFAPPLILSKVELDEMLRILDETFEHIRKTIVEKV from the coding sequence ATGACAATTCAACTAAAAGAAGAGTTAAAAACGTTAGATCAAAAGCATTTTCTACATCCAACAACGTCGATCGAGCAACAACAAACACAAGGTCCAGCAGCCATTTTTACAGAAGGGAATGGCATTTATTTAAAAGATATTGAAGGGAATATCTACATTGATGGCATGTCTTCTTTATGGAATGTAAATGTTGGGCATGGTCGTAAAGAAATTGCCGAAGTCGCAAAGGAGCAAATATCTACATTAGCCTTTAGTTCCTGCTTCGCATCATTTAGCAATGAACCAGCTATTCGTTTAGCGACGAAAATTGCTTCATTGACTCCGGGCGACTTAAACACTGTATTTTTCACTTCAGGCGGCTCAGAGTCGAACGATACAGCGATTAAATTAGCACGTCATTACTGGTTACTAAAAGGACAGCCAGAGCGCCAAAAAATTATTTCACGTACCCATTCATACCATGGTGTAGCAATGGGTGCTACAAATGCGACAGGCTTACAGGCATTTCGTGACTTTACGAATTCGCACGCACCTGATTTCCACTATGTATACAGCGAATCCGTACGTAATTTACGTGAAACGATTGAAGCGTTAGGCCCTGAGACTGTGGCAGCATTTATTTCTGAACCTGTACAAGGTGCAGGTGGGGTTAATATTCCACAAAAAGATTACTTTAAAGAAGTGCGAAAAATTTGTGATGAGTACGGTATTTTATTTATTGCAGATGAAGTCATTACCGGGTTTGGTCGGACAGGTAAATTTTTCGGTATGGAACATTACGGCGTAGTGCCAGATATGATGTCATTCGCTAAAGGAGTTTCAAGTGGTTATGTTCAACTTGGTGGTGTGGCAATATCCGAAAAGCTGCATCAAGATCTTTGCGAACTTTCTAAAGGGACATTAATGCACGGATATACTTACAGCGGTCATGCACTAGCTTGTCAAGTTGGGTTGAAAAATATAGAAATCCTCGAGCGTGAAAATCTAGTTGAAAATGCTGCAAACATGGGCGATGCCATGTTAGAAGGATTCCAAGCACTGCAAGAAAAATATAGCTTTATCGGACGCGTGCGTACTCTTGGATTACTTGGAGCCATTGAATTAGTAAAGAGCCGTGAGACAGGTGAATTGTTTGAGTCTCCTCTTAGTCCAATTTTTGTACAAGAAACGATGAAACGAGGTTTAATCCTACGAACGGTCACGTATGATCAAGATACAGTTGTTTTTGCCCCACCTCTCATTCTATCAAAAGTAGAATTAGACGAAATGTTACGTATTTTAGACGAGACATTTGAGCATATACGTAAAACAATTGTTGAAAAAGTGTAA
- a CDS encoding aldehyde dehydrogenase family protein — protein MTTIVREIREQFNPARPSQCIGQVELLTIDETKDVIVAAQDAFEGWKNTSSVARGEILRVTADLLEKNIDKVAEIASSEMGKTKNEMLGEVKRGASILRYFAQEGMRATGEVLPSANEAKLLYTTRVPLGVVAAITPWNFPVAIPLWKIAPALVYGNTVVWKPSIESALTGKLIGELFEQAGLPKGVLNVVQGRGSKVGQVLLEAPEVKAITFTGSNSVGQSILDTAGSTNKKIQLELGGKNAAIILADANINQAAKLTIEGAMKQTGQRCTATSRVYIEEAVYEKVVEQLIEEAKKIEVGVTMGPVSSKGQYDSILSAIEKAKVEGAELVFGGGPTKGIFEGYYIDPTIFTNVTHEMSIAHEEIFGPVLAVIKVKDYEEAIRLSNDSNFGLSASIYTNNIPKAFDFINRSEVGLVQVNDETGGAEPQAPFGGMKNSSTGAREQGQAAKEFFTTFKTITIGTKSE, from the coding sequence ATGACAACTATCGTTAGAGAAATACGTGAACAATTTAATCCAGCTCGACCATCTCAATGTATTGGTCAAGTTGAGCTTTTAACAATAGATGAAACGAAAGACGTTATCGTTGCAGCTCAGGATGCATTTGAGGGTTGGAAAAATACGTCTTCTGTTGCACGTGGAGAGATTTTACGCGTGACAGCAGATTTGCTAGAGAAAAATATTGATAAAGTAGCTGAAATAGCTTCGAGTGAAATGGGTAAAACGAAAAATGAAATGCTTGGTGAAGTTAAACGTGGTGCTTCCATTTTGCGTTATTTTGCACAAGAAGGGATGCGTGCAACAGGTGAGGTGCTACCGTCAGCCAATGAAGCGAAATTATTGTACACAACGCGTGTACCCCTTGGTGTCGTTGCCGCAATAACTCCTTGGAATTTTCCTGTCGCTATTCCTTTATGGAAAATTGCACCCGCATTGGTGTACGGCAATACAGTAGTTTGGAAGCCTTCTATTGAAAGCGCTTTAACCGGTAAATTAATAGGAGAATTATTTGAACAGGCTGGCTTACCAAAAGGCGTGTTAAATGTTGTGCAAGGCCGTGGTTCAAAAGTGGGGCAGGTATTATTGGAGGCACCTGAAGTAAAGGCGATTACATTTACAGGTTCAAATAGTGTGGGCCAAAGCATTTTAGATACTGCTGGATCTACTAATAAAAAAATTCAGCTCGAACTTGGAGGGAAAAATGCAGCGATCATTTTAGCTGATGCCAATATCAATCAAGCTGCAAAATTAACGATAGAAGGCGCGATGAAGCAAACGGGACAGCGTTGTACAGCAACTAGTCGAGTGTACATTGAGGAAGCAGTTTATGAAAAGGTAGTAGAGCAGTTAATTGAAGAAGCTAAAAAAATTGAAGTTGGTGTCACGATGGGGCCAGTGTCATCTAAAGGACAATATGATTCTATATTATCCGCCATCGAGAAAGCAAAAGTTGAGGGAGCAGAGCTAGTATTTGGCGGTGGTCCTACAAAAGGTATATTTGAAGGATACTATATAGACCCAACAATTTTTACGAATGTAACTCATGAGATGTCGATTGCCCATGAAGAGATTTTTGGACCAGTTTTAGCGGTCATCAAAGTAAAAGATTATGAAGAAGCGATTCGATTATCGAATGATTCTAATTTTGGATTGAGTGCTTCTATTTATACTAATAACATTCCGAAAGCATTTGATTTTATTAACCGTAGTGAAGTAGGACTTGTACAGGTTAACGATGAAACAGGTGGAGCTGAGCCTCAAGCGCCGTTTGGAGGAATGAAAAACTCAAGTACCGGTGCCCGTGAGCAGGGGCAGGCAGCGAAAGAGTTCTTTACAACGTTTAAAACTATTACGATTGGCACAAAAAGTGAGTAA
- a CDS encoding hydantoinase/oxoprolinase family protein, with the protein MAQSRLAIDVGGTFTDVFVFNEETGEVFVTKTSSTPSNPEQGILNGVEKAALNGKDIKIFSHGTTVGTNALIERKLPKTALITTKGFRDVIEIRRGTKEDIWDTYKDTARPYIQRRDRFEVTERIDYEGNILQVIDEEEIRLLAKKLKRRGTESIAVCFINAYVNGENEAKVKEILKEELPDVYVCISSEVLPEIFEHERMSTTIINAVLGPIMSNYISKLSNEMQKKGYEEEILVLHSGGGVMTSSTVPRYAARLASSGIAAGAIASKHIAKLCGFDNAIGLDMGGTSTDISLMYKGDIRITKDWSIEYGYPIGFPSIEILTIGAGGGSLAWKDEGGSLRNGPQSAGAVPGPACYGRGGTEPTNSDANLVLGRLGVDLLDGTMQLNKEAAREAVKKIANAFDQTVEEAASAIIEVANANMSDAVRLISVRRGYDPRDFALVAFGGAGPLHGAYLAKDLNIPKVIIPTHPGVAAAMGCLLVDVRHDISKTYVKKLDEVSVEELTTQFSELREEARELLEEEGIAENTSSLTNYIDLRYKGQWRYLAVLVSDQITSLDAILGAFHKEHEREFAFSDKDQAVEIFGLRVTAIGTVPKPNFPQYVPEGSLEDAFKETRPVYFEDKYIETNVYNRDKIPVYTQFAGPAIIDQLDTTTVIPPGFTAEVDAYKNIIITVN; encoded by the coding sequence ATGGCACAAAGTCGTTTAGCAATTGATGTCGGTGGAACGTTTACGGATGTATTTGTTTTTAATGAAGAGACGGGAGAAGTATTTGTCACAAAAACTTCGTCTACACCTTCAAATCCGGAGCAAGGAATTTTAAATGGAGTAGAAAAAGCAGCATTAAATGGCAAAGATATTAAAATTTTTTCTCATGGCACAACAGTTGGAACGAATGCGTTAATTGAGCGCAAGTTGCCAAAAACAGCTCTTATTACGACAAAGGGCTTTAGAGATGTCATTGAAATTCGCCGGGGAACGAAAGAAGATATTTGGGACACATACAAAGATACAGCGAGGCCTTATATTCAACGACGGGATCGATTTGAAGTGACAGAACGAATAGATTATGAAGGAAATATTCTTCAGGTTATTGATGAAGAGGAAATTCGTTTATTAGCCAAAAAATTAAAACGACGAGGAACAGAATCCATTGCCGTATGTTTCATCAATGCCTACGTGAACGGGGAAAATGAGGCGAAAGTCAAAGAAATTTTAAAAGAGGAATTACCGGATGTATATGTTTGTATTTCAAGCGAGGTGCTTCCGGAAATTTTTGAGCATGAGCGTATGAGTACAACCATTATCAATGCAGTGCTTGGACCAATTATGAGTAATTACATTAGTAAGTTAAGCAATGAAATGCAGAAAAAGGGCTATGAAGAAGAAATATTAGTTTTGCATTCTGGTGGCGGTGTCATGACTTCAAGTACAGTTCCCCGCTATGCTGCTAGATTGGCAAGTTCTGGGATAGCCGCCGGAGCTATTGCGAGTAAGCATATCGCAAAGTTATGCGGATTTGACAATGCAATCGGCTTAGATATGGGAGGTACAAGTACGGATATTTCACTGATGTATAAGGGAGATATACGAATTACAAAGGACTGGTCGATAGAATATGGCTATCCAATTGGTTTCCCAAGTATTGAAATATTAACAATAGGAGCAGGCGGAGGTAGTCTCGCCTGGAAAGATGAAGGCGGTTCATTACGTAATGGACCACAAAGTGCAGGGGCAGTACCAGGACCAGCTTGCTATGGCCGAGGAGGCACTGAGCCCACTAACTCGGATGCAAATTTAGTGTTAGGACGTCTAGGTGTGGATTTGTTAGATGGGACGATGCAGTTAAACAAAGAGGCAGCTAGAGAGGCTGTGAAAAAAATCGCCAATGCATTCGATCAAACGGTTGAGGAAGCGGCAAGTGCCATCATAGAAGTTGCAAATGCCAATATGAGTGATGCAGTTCGATTAATATCGGTACGGAGAGGCTATGATCCCCGTGATTTCGCGCTTGTAGCCTTTGGTGGTGCAGGTCCATTACACGGTGCCTATTTGGCAAAAGATTTAAACATTCCAAAAGTCATTATTCCTACGCATCCAGGTGTAGCAGCGGCAATGGGGTGCCTACTTGTAGATGTACGCCATGATATTTCTAAAACATATGTGAAAAAACTAGATGAAGTAAGTGTAGAGGAACTGACAACTCAATTTAGTGAATTGCGAGAAGAGGCAAGAGAATTATTAGAAGAGGAAGGAATAGCAGAAAACACATCGTCATTAACGAATTATATAGATCTTCGTTATAAGGGACAATGGAGATATCTAGCTGTTCTCGTATCCGATCAAATCACTTCCCTAGATGCTATTTTGGGAGCGTTCCATAAAGAACATGAACGAGAATTTGCATTTTCCGATAAGGACCAAGCAGTAGAAATATTTGGCCTACGTGTAACGGCTATAGGCACAGTACCAAAGCCTAATTTCCCGCAATATGTTCCTGAAGGCTCGCTTGAAGATGCTTTCAAAGAAACACGTCCAGTTTATTTTGAGGATAAATATATTGAAACTAACGTATATAATCGCGATAAAATACCTGTTTACACGCAATTTGCTGGTCCAGCCATTATTGATCAGCTGGATACGACGACTGTTATTCCACCAGGATTTACAGCGGAAGTAGATGCCTATAAAAATATTATTATTACGGTGAACTAA